ATTGATTTTACATAAGAACAGTTTGAAGAGTCTAAACTGTTAGGTGTTGCTAACGTATATTCATACCCAGAATAGATGCCCATCCAATGGCACAGAAAgatataaaatgaattattaaaatttttaactgTGCAATTCTTTTTAGGTTAACATAATGTGagagaagaaataataaaataattaggaCCGAATTTGTAACATTGGTTAAGGTCCACTAACTAGAAATCAAGGTGCATGAATTATAACTAAAATCTTATTTATCTTAGTCATACTTTTATTGTCTTCTTATTTGTCATATTGTTTGATATGGAATAATATgtaatcatattttataaagaaactGGCGAGAGTGGAGCCTTCGTGAGCATTGAGTACCCGCTCATTTTGACTTTGGGGGGCGAAGACAAGACTGATGTACACATAGTGGCGGTTGGCCTTGGCGGGTTTGTTTCATGACTCCACAGTCACCACAACCAAAGCGTTCTATACATTTCCATagggtaaaaaaataaatactcctaaataaaaacaaaaggcaaAGACATCATGTGGGTGGGTGTAGAAGCATGAAAGTTATCAAACTAATTAAACTTGTATCCATGACATTTTAAATATGAGAAAGAAATTTAGCCAGTATTTTCGGATCAAATTTTCCCAAAATCACACTGTGCTAGTACCATGCTGTGATGTGTTATGCCAGTATTAGTTGGAAGAAACATAATTAATACTAGTATAAAATCACCAAAACGTGCAGTGTCTACTGAGTTGCAGGGTTGTTAGGATAAGCTAGAGCCTAGAGGGGACAAAGTTCATATTGGAGCGACATTTTTGTCCTAGAATTTATAAATTACTGATTACTATAAAATATAGGGTAGTTAATCAGATTCCTTTATGatctttaagaaaattttatgtcttttgttgACCTTCATTTTCCAACACATATATTTACTTCAGATTCTCGTTGACTTCAGTCtgctataaataatatttttttaatttagttggtTTGGCCTTCTCATTCTTTATTACACAAATTGCACCAATCccatcaaaagaagaaaatatgaatTGAACAAGGTGGGTTGATGCTAGTAGTTGAGAGTTGAGTTCCCCTCTCTGGTTTATTCTGACTTTTAGAAAACTTCAACTGTAGGAGTAGTATTATTTGTTTCTGACCTAACTTTGACTGAGTTGAAGCATGCTTTCCTTCCTTACCTGACGTATCTATTACGTTCTTTCTTCAGGAACAAGGCTTTGATAGTGGAGGCAGGAATATTGTCCAAGCTTCCTAAGACAATTGACCTTGTAGATGAATCAACAACAAGTAAATTGGTAGAGTtgcttttgtcattgtcatctCTAGCAAACACTCAATTCCCTCTTGCCATATTAGACTTTCTACCGTTACTTAGAAACATTCTTGAGAAAGGCTCAAGTTTTGACACCAAAAATTCATGTTTAGGTGCCTTACATAACCTATCAACTGTGTTAGAGAATGCATGCCCTTTGGTTTCAAGTGGGGTGGTCCCTATCCTCTTGGAAGTATCCTCAATAAAAGAAATTTCAGAGAAAGCACTTGCCACTCTAGGGAACTTATCAGTGACTTTGATGGGAAAGAAAGCAATAGAGAACAATTCAATGGTGCCAGAAACCTTTATTGAGATCTTGTCATGGGAAGACAAACCCAAATGCCAAGAGTTGTCAGTGTATATTTTGATGATTCTTGCACATCAAAGCTCAttgcaaagaaagaaaatggcaCAGGCAGGAATTGTTCCGGTGCTTCTTGAAGTGGTTTTATTGGGGAGTAATTTGGCTCAGAAGAGAGCAATGAAACTATTGCAATGGTTTAAGGATGAAAGGCAAACGAAAATGGGTCCACATTCTGGTCCACAAACACCAAGATTTGCAATGGGGTCACCTGTGAATCAAAGAGAAGCAAAAGAAGGGAAGAGATTGATGAAGAGTTTGGTGAAACAAAGTTTAAATAGGAATATGGAAATAATAACGCAGAGGGCAAATGCAGCAGGGGAGTCTTCTAAATTGAAGTCTTTGATTATTAGCACTAGTTCCAAGAGTTTGCCTTACTAAGGGGTTATTctcttaaccttttttttttctccccttaaaatttgaaattgactTGGTTTTAGCAGTTTAGGCTTTGGTGATATGTGCTATTGTTTGGCACCAGCCATTGACGGGCATCACTTTATGAGAACAAAACGTGAAAAATGTCACCTTGACATTTCTTTCTACAACATTGTAAATGTTGACAGATATAAATGAAAAGTTTCCAATCACAGGAACTCGTTGAATATTAGAAATTCAAACtaattgatttaaataaaaaaacgcaAGTGCTTTTCATAATCACTTCAATATTTCAAGAGACATATTGATAGTATATTTGGATAACAacacaaataattgatttaaccCCACAAAATCACGATGTCAccataaaaatatagatttaatCCTTTGTTGCTTTGGTTTGAACAAGGGAGAGGAACATAATTTTGGTGCAACACATCAtcttaaataatattgaaatatCATCTAATGTAATTTTAGGTAAATGTTTATACATTTGGTTCCAAGGGAATTGATGATTGattcttctactttttttaatGAACCTTGGTTAATGACTTTACAATAATGTAAGAGATTCTAACTAGGTTGACACTACAAACATTAAAAATCCTAAGACACATACCAAGAAAgaaatattattgataaaaaaagagcAGCTTGAGGGGACCAGAACCAAAACTCAAGCTGGTAGAAACTATAAGAACCTATAGTTAGGtaacaaaatttttttattctaaaatcgaatagaaaaaagaaaatctttcttttcactaacctctagtaaaaaaaatgaataggcAAGCTATCTCccgattattttagtttttttagagAACGACTCGGGAGACATTACGAAATTTTTTCAAATAGAAATAAGAAAGAGTATAAGTATGCAAATGAATCTGTCTTCAATCAGTCCCATACTGATGAAAGGGCTATGCATCGTATCACATTCTACACACCCATCTATCTATCCTGAACCTAGCTTAAGCTCGTCTATCAAAAGGGGTTCACTCGGCCAAAGCCCAATGTGACATTGTAAATACTTGAGGGAGTGAGATGCCCACCCACGCTAACCAACGATCCAATGCGCTTGAGTGGATGAACAGGATCCCTTGTTGGAAGAGAAAAAGCAGAGAATCTTCTTTCTTCTACAAGCagttccggaagaacccctatTAATGAGGAAACGAGAATAAGAAGGTTTGGTGAATAAGAAGGCAGAACGACAATTGCTTAAATACGTTCGTATCGCCGAAAAAGCTAAAGGATCAACTGGTCAGGTTTTATTACAACTACTTGAAATGCCCTTGGATAACATACTTTTTCGGTTGGGTATGACTGCGACTATTCCTCAATcctatttttttcctattcatTTTTGCTGCAACAAAAAAAGAGGAAGTGTCCCACCAGCAAAAATCAGAAATAGAAGAAGCATGAGAGACAACGAAGTCTGCACAAGAGTTGTTCTCTCTGTAAATGTGACCAActgaaaaaaacatatttcttgTTAGATCTATACAATTCAACCACCTATTTTTCCACCAACATTGAATCGCACTCCAGCCAAAGATTCTTCCAACCTTTTTTATTAGCCAACTCTATTGCAATAATGGCGCCCATAATCTCAGAAAACAGAGAATTTTGGACCCTAGAGGAGTTGTGAAACAACCAATGGGAGAACCCTTGGAATTTCTAAAATACCTCCACAACCAGCTCTTCCAAGACTACTTTTTGTTGATCCATCATAGTTACATTTAAGCCAGTTCAGCTTGGGAGAATATCAAATAACCTCATTAATTTTGTTGGCTTTCCTAGGGTGTCCATTAATCCCTAATTTCTTCAATATCATCAAATCAGAGTGATTCATCTTGAACGAAGagaattataaatttgtttctACATTTTACAAACATCCTTTCTAACACAAAATAATGGATTTGAGATCATGATTCTTACCGatagaaaaaatatactatCTCCTTTATTTAGCACCACTTAACATGCATTAGGTTAAAAGTTGAGTGTgtttagttttcattttctgaaacctgttttcattttcaaaagattaggattctaaaaacatgtttggtttgacttcttatttttgaaataaaaatattgaaaatatatgatatattgatttcttgtcttcttgtatttttagatttacttaaaattacatttattgccacgcaatttcattttacatgAAGTGAGGTTTGTGTTCTCAactgaaaacactgaaaatgagaatttattgttttcattttctggttgtttcctgttttcattgtcactctgaaaatgttttcagaaatttaatcaaacacattttcatcactgttttctgttttccgtgaacatgaaaacagaaaataatcaaaccaaacaccccttaATACTTACTAttagatatataattatttaaatgaacgCATGGATAAGTTTTTTAGTTAACATAAGATACAAAGTTTGTAATAGTTACATGACAACAAcagatttaataataatataatttcctATTTTAGCTAAATCTTGATTTAGCTTATGAAAATATGActaaattttttacaaattaaatgaataaatatcatttAGCCAACATACTGTCCTCATGTCCAGTCCCgattaaataatgaaatttttattaagttttGGGCCAAAACATGGTTTAGCCGTTTAGGCCCTTGAGTTTTAATTCAACCAaggtttttgaaatcaaattttccaGCACCTACCGGGCATTGTTTCCCTCGGTTTTGGGCTTCCAACACAAGGTTTCACACATGCAATTTTTTCCAAGAATTAGTGGGAGCTCACGATTATTCATGAGAAAAATGGCAAGTTTAGGGGTATTTTGTTtggttattttctgtttttatttttactaaaaatagaaaatgatgatagaaatgtgtttggtttgtttttattttcggtaaaaatattttttcaaataaatcaaaaactgaaaacaatGTAATCTCATTTTCAGTTGAAACCAGGAACctcatttgtaaaataaaaaagaggtgacaaatattgtaattttaagtaaatctaaaaatacatctccttttgaaaacacatttttaatttttttatttcttgaaagtaaaaaacaaaaaattaaatcaaaaatattttcaaaattctagtcgtgtgaaaatgaaaacagttgtCAATACAgaaaatacaaatcaaataCATCTTTAATAGATCACATGAGATTTTATATTAGGGTTACTTATGTCATTTTACATTATACCTAATTTGAAGGTGGCACATAGTGGAGTACGACGCTGCAAAGTCACAAAAGTAATTTAGCGTACACAACACAAGTTTCGCGAGCATGGTGGACACATGGTTGGGTCCCACCTTCTGTAATACCCTTCCCCTCTCCTTCCCAACTTGTACCAGAATCCTCTCATCATCGTTTTCTTCTTCCTCGTCTTCAATGGCTACCTCTCCGTCGCAGCAGCACCACCATCACCATCGCCGCTGTTATTCAAACCCTAACCCTCCTCACCCTCACCCTCAGCCCGCTCTGCTCGTCTTTTCCGGTGGGACCGCCTTCAACGGCGTCGTCGAGGAGCTCAAGAATTTCACCACCCGCGTCGCTCACGTTCTCCCCGTTTCCGACGATGGAGGAAGCACTGCTGAGATTGTTCGTGTTCTCGGTACTGCGTtatgttaaattaataattatgattactAGTGTTTCTACATTTGGGAATTTTTGTGGAACCAAATTTCGGGGGCGAGGAATTAGGGATTTTGATTGATTGGGTGCGTGCGTGCGTTGCAGGTGGTCCTGCTGTTGGAGACATACGTTCCAGGTGCCTGAGGTTGTCTGATCAGAGTACCGTTGAGGCTCTCGCAGTTCGGAATTTGCTTGGGCATCGTCTACCACTTGATCCACTGCAAGCTAAATCAGAATGGTTGGTACCACATTCTTAATTATTGTTGTTGCTTGCCCAATGCCTCATACTTTCTGGTTGAATTATGGATATTTTGGCTTGGTCCCCTTTCTTCATGTTACTTGCTTTAAGTGTTACTGTGTTGGGCTAGGCATTTTGAGTTAATAGTGCGCTAATAGCCAAGTTGTGGCATTTAGGAGCGGTAATTTGTTACCTAATGTGGGAGGCCAGGAGTCATGGcctcttcaatttttttggaaTCATAACATTCTCCTATACTCTCTGACCcttatttttgtaatatatttagtaaaattgtTGAATTGTCCCAGTCTCCACCCTAATTTTGGGTGGGGATAGGTGTAGGGAAAAAAGaggtaggaaaaaaaaagagtgaaagtgAAATATGTGATAGGTGATATTATAAGAAATGGAGAgagaaataggaaaaaaaaatgtggtgGAAAAGGAGATGGAATCATGAAAGATAAAGTGAGTGTTTGAATATCAGAACCCATGTATTTGAGTGTTTGGAACTCTGAAAAGAAGTTATTTTGTAAAGGTCATTATGTGTTATATTTTGTgtgcatctttttttttaaagtattactTCATTCCTTGTGACTTATAGGTACTCTATTGTGGAAGGTGATCACTTTTTATGGAAAGGTGTGTCAAAACCCTACAGGGAGACTATTCGAGCTTTTCTGGTTTATTTCCAGAGTCAGGTGACTTCTACAAACAAACTGGGGCTATTTCTGAATATTTCTTGGTTGCCTCTTAAAGGATCTCgctctcttattttttattgcatATCTTCCCAATGatcttttttttgggggggtaAACTGCATTCATTTCCTTTGAGGTTTAGCAAAATTCCACCCGAtacctcttttattttttaccttaaAATAACCTTCCCCAATTCACATAACATAAGAAATCCGGGAGGGTAGGAGGGCCAAAATAGCAATGGAAAGGTTTGTTTTGGATAATTGCTTAGTTGCTTAGTTGCTTTTgatcaagttttttttcaatctttttggcattttttttataatttgtcattaaatttgTGCTTTCTTTTTGGTCCTTTTACAGATTCTCTGCCGGGCCGAAGAATCATTTTGTTTCAGCAACGGCAGGTCCCTTATTTCTAATTCAGTAACATGCTTGCTGTGTTTTTTTTTGCCATAGTTATTTCTCCCCCTAAATAAGCTTGTTTTTATTGATTATATTCATCATGCTATAATGAGAAAAGTGGCTTCCCATTGCATTAGAAGCAGAGAGGGCATATGgtattcaacaacaaaaaaaaaacagattagGCATGGTGCCCCTTAACTCTTT
The nucleotide sequence above comes from Glycine soja cultivar W05 chromosome 11, ASM419377v2, whole genome shotgun sequence. Encoded proteins:
- the LOC114374339 gene encoding U-box domain-containing protein 7-like, producing the protein MCPVLPLYFKVHGALQIVSLIRFLSLLPLVSLCLQSQKQKLKLYKNQTPNTHFSKISISCFVFSFLSSMSTPSSSSSSSSIWVLSNIKLQFFGRIRRFLQSKATKKRYDPSDRFDTAKSKVEHNNKVENLETVQVMEKHKEEEEESVIMLQRTVKMLHFGSWEEKEVAAKEIEKLAKEDVKVRKLITELGVVPVLVSMVASPVASRRRAGLTALIHLADGTYTNKALIVEAGILSKLPKTIDLVDESTTSKLVELLLSLSSLANTQFPLAILDFLPLLRNILEKGSSFDTKNSCLGALHNLSTVLENACPLVSSGVVPILLEVSSIKEISEKALATLGNLSVTLMGKKAIENNSMVPETFIEILSWEDKPKCQELSVYILMILAHQSSLQRKKMAQAGIVPVLLEVVLLGSNLAQKRAMKLLQWFKDERQTKMGPHSGPQTPRFAMGSPVNQREAKEGKRLMKSLVKQSLNRNMEIITQRANAAGESSKLKSLIISTSSKSLPY